Below is a window of Macadamia integrifolia cultivar HAES 741 chromosome 8, SCU_Mint_v3, whole genome shotgun sequence DNA.
CACTTCTCTGATTGTCCACTCAAGAAAAGTTTTTGCGGCTATGGGCCTCGTAGCCAAAGAAATTGAttaattcatttttcctttggattcacaaataccctcaagtttttgtaatttctaaaaTAGCCTTCagtattctatttctttgtctCAAGCCCAGGCAGCAGAGAAGTTCTTGCAATCCATGTagcatgaatgaaatttagttGCTGCCCGGGTTGCAACCAAGTAGCTACAATACCTGTGCCAACcgaagaaatggaatcttaaaGGCATATtggaaaaatactaaaacctaggAGGGTATTTATGAACCCTAGgtggaagtgaattattccatttctttgactacCAACAGGTTGAGCCGTTGAGCAGCCCAAGTAATagccaatttttattttttctagaatactctcaagattctatttctttgactgcTTGCAACCAGGGTACGTAGTAGCAAATTTTCATCAGTTGGCTTACAGCATATAGTAGTTTCATTTGAATGAAATTATGCTACTACGGGTTGCAGGAAATTTCCTGTTACCTGGGCTGGCGGCCAAAATAACAGAATCTTGaaaggtattttggaaaatacaaaatttaaatagaaagtgaattattccatttctttgattgcGAGTCTAGGTAGCagtaaagtatttttttttccaatatcgAAGGCTTATGATCTTAATAGGTGTATGTATTTTATCTAATTTGCAGACAGGTAATGCAGGCGCAGCAATATCAGTGATATCAAACAACAAATCTGGTTCAACCTATGTGGCTTTCAATTGCTTTTCAATGTGTGGTTTCATAGGATTGTGGGTGGGAAGCTCCTCTAGCAGCGCTTACAATATTGTGTTTATACTGGGAAACACAAGCGCAGCCACCATTTCCCTTAAAGACATGACCATGTTCTTTGCTTTCTTGCTGTCCTTTGGAGGATTCATTCAGTCTGTGAGGTACTATGTGCAGGCAAACTCCATAATAAGCATGCCAAATACGGATGTGCCAGTGAACTATGTGCAGAGGTTGATGTTAATGGGAAATAATTTCTGGCATATTGGACTGAGGCTACTCTACTTTGCTATGGTTTTGTTGTTTTGGAGTTTTGGGCCAATACCTATGTTTGTATCATGTGTGGTCATGGTCatatttctgtttttcttgGACTCCAATGGAGAACCACTGCATCAGTTTGGGCCGGTGGTTAAGCTTCCGGTGAAGAaggtggtggaggaggtggttGTTAGGGCATAGCTAGGGGAGCACCGTGGCCGGTGGGGAGGAGGTGGCCAGCCTCTAGTGTTGGGGCAACAGAATACTATGTAGCATTTGGAGTTGGGATCACCTACTCTTGTTAATTATATTGGTATGCTTCACGTGCGGGTTGGGTGGTGATATGTCCTTTTTGCTACTTTAAATACCTATCCATGCATTAATGGTAACATATATGGGACCCATGTCACATGTGTGATCTTACGTTAGATCCCAACTACCTTCCCATGAGTGTTGTTTGTTACATAGTCAAGGAACTCGCTTTAGACACAATGTCTAGACCTAGGTAAGATTTCATAGATAGTTGTGGAGGACCCCACTGATGGCAATGTCTAGGAaagaaatcgtctacaattctgATATCGTACAATTTCGTAAAATACCACTTTCAGGGgttgacacgtgtattgataccaatgcaatggtctagatctgatttaaatgactcttcactgatttaaggttttattagttgtaccagatctggaccattgcattggtatcaatacacgtgtcaccctctgaaggtggtatttcatggaattgtacgagattggaattgcagatgatttcaACCCCAATGTCTAAGGTGGGGTCCTTTACTTGCTTTGACTGTATTGCATGGGAATGTCCGTGGAATATTTTCtgtattctttcctttttaatggaaatctggtttttagtaaaaaaaaattattgatatATAATCATACACATACAAAATTTTGGAATGTACCAGAAGGCATTAATATTTCAGTGATTTAAATTTTTATCTCATGCTTCTAATTTTACAaatttttcaatatttattttgtgatttgcctatttgtttctaattttattttgtgttAAGTTATTTTTTGATATTTCTCTAAATGAAGTATAATTATAGTGATCtaaccatagttagtaagtttggGAATGGCAATGATCCAGGAATGAATACGTATGGAAATTGAATAGACAAGATggaaataatatttttcagAAATTCGGCGTAATAAAATG
It encodes the following:
- the LOC122085924 gene encoding uncharacterized protein LOC122085924: MEFQLKQDLDLILVPAGLFFLFTYHLYLLYRVLRHPSTTAIGYENHNWMAWVQTMMQTGNAGAAISVISNNKSGSTYVAFNCFSMCGFIGLWVGSSSSSAYNIVFILGNTSAATISLKDMTMFFAFLLSFGGFIQSVRYYVQANSIISMPNTDVPVNYVQRLMLMGNNFWHIGLRLLYFAMVLLFWSFGPIPMFVSCVVMVIFLFFLDSNGEPLHQFGPVVKLPVKKVVEEVVVRA